The Spirochaetales bacterium genomic sequence AAGCTGCAGGACGTACATCGACAATATATCGGAAAAAACCACACAGGAAATAACCATGGATATCGGACTGGATTACGGATTTGATGTAAAAAACCACGAAAACCGAAATGATCGAATTATTCCACGTGTGGGTGTATTATGGAAAATGGGTTATTAGGAAGCCGAATGAATATCAGAATAATGGATGTCACCAAGACGTACCGTCTTGGTAAAAACGAAGTGCATGCACTCAACGGAATATCACTTGAAATCGAAAGCGGCTGCTTTCTCTCTCTCGCCGGACCTTCAGGTTCAGGCAAAACAACACTTTTGAATTTGCTAGGATGTATTGATAGCCCGACTTCAGGAGATATATATTTTGAAGATCAAAACATCTGCCTGTTGAAGGAAAAAGCGCGGGGACATATCAGAAAAAATACAATTGGTTTCATCTTTCAATCTTTTAATCTGATCGAAACATTGAATGTTTATGAAAACGTCGAATATCCTTCCGTCGGTTCGCGGAAAGACGGCAAAATCATGAAAGAGAAAATCGAACACCTATTAAAAGAAATCGGCCTTATCGATCAAAGAAAAAGATTTCCCAACACGTTATCGGGCGGACAAAGACAGCGTGTTGCCATTGCCAGGGCGTTCGTCAATGATCCCGGCATTATACTCGCGGATGAACCGACAGCGAATCTCGATTCGGCCACAGGAGGCAGAATCATCGAATTGATGAAAAAAATGAATGAAGAAAAGTGTACCTCACTGATATTTTCGACGCACGATCCGTATATCATGGAAATGGCCGGAAAGGTTATCGAAATTCATGATGGAAAAATCAAGGAGACCCGAATTGTTTAAAACCTTTTCATATATCTTGAAAACATCGTTCAGAAATCTGCTACGAAACAAACGAAGAACATTATTGACGGGATCCGCTGTTATTTTAAGTACAATCGCAATGTTGTTGATAATGGATTACAATAAAACCGGCATGAGTTTTTACCGTGAAGGAGTCATTCGCGGTTCTTATGGACATATTCAAATTAAAAAAGACGGTTATCATAACGCGGAAAGTACATCATTAAAATATCTGCTAACGACCGAAGAAATCGACACCGTCCAGAAAACGCTTGAAAATAAAGAAATAAGGAAGCACATCACAGACATTCTGTTACGGATCAATTTTGCAGGTCTTCTGTTAAAGGAAGGGGATATTGATTCGACATTCATCGTCGGCAGAGCGATCAATCCGGATGACGAGGTCGGTGCGTATCCTTCATTGGCGTACCTTTATATGAAGGACGGCGAATTCCTGA encodes the following:
- a CDS encoding ABC transporter ATP-binding protein, with translation MNIRIMDVTKTYRLGKNEVHALNGISLEIESGCFLSLAGPSGSGKTTLLNLLGCIDSPTSGDIYFEDQNICLLKEKARGHIRKNTIGFIFQSFNLIETLNVYENVEYPSVGSRKDGKIMKEKIEHLLKEIGLIDQRKRFPNTLSGGQRQRVAIARAFVNDPGIILADEPTANLDSATGGRIIELMKKMNEEKCTSLIFSTHDPYIMEMAGKVIEIHDGKIKETRIV